TTTTGCTCCATCCGCGGGAGATCACATCGTGAATAGTTTCGATTACAAAGGGGCAAAGCCGGATTTGTACTATTGTACGTCTCCAACTTTTGCCTCAACCATGCTCGCGACGGGAACGGATCCTGAATTTGAAAAAATCAATTTAGCGGCGGGAACATACATCGTTCAGATAAAATTTGTTTCCGGTGCCTTTGCGACAAATTTTAAAACTCATATCGCGAACGGACAAATCACTCCCACCTCCACGTTGAATGAAATCGACAGCCAGAGGAGGTGTTACGATTTTATGGGAACCGGGACAACGGCCACCACCTCTTCCGGTTGCAATAGCGTGAACGCGGCCTACATCGCGACGAGTCGAACTGGACGTTGTACCTTCCCATCCGCTTCCGGGTTGACGACGAGGAGTTATTATTCTATCGATGGTTTCGGATTTGATCCGGGTTACGCGGAACAAACGTGCACTCAGGAAGGGTTCGATTCTCCCAATCCAAACAAGGCGATTTTTCAATCCTTTTGATTTTTTCTCCTTCAAAACGGTTTTCCTAATCTGGAAAACCGTTTTTGATTTCAACCACCCGCTCTCATTTATAATTCCATTCCCAAAAAAAGAACTCGGACCGAAGAAAAGGAGTCTTCGTTCAAAATGTCACAATTTCAGAATAATGAAGTCAAGTTTAGAATAGTAGAATGTTATTTTATTCGTATTTTCTTATTTCTATTCTAATAAATTAGGATTCCTTTGATGTTCGAAAAAGAAACTGTAGAATCGACCCGACCGAAGTCTTTACCCTTTTCCGAAGAAGTTCTGGAAAGAATTTTCAAACAGAGTAAGAATGGAATGCCTGAAATTTCGAGTATCGAGTCACTCCGAGCGGAAAATAGACCACTCCAAAAAACGGATTTCTATACGAACGAGGAAGCTTATTCTGCGGATCTAATTCTTCTGGAAAATAGGGCGGCCTTTGCTGGCTTTCAGAATCAAATTTCATCTCCGGGTGATCATCTTCTTCGTAAGATTCGAGATAGAGATTTACTCATCTTGAAGGATGAAGACAATATTCTTCGTGCATATTATAATTCCTGCATACATAGAGGAACAAGATTGGTTTCCGTGAGACGGGAAAAACCTCTGAAAAAAGTGGTCTGCCCTTATCATAGCTGGACCTACTCACTCGACGGTAAATTGCTCACAACGGATTGTAAGGTTCCGGAAAGAGGTCTTCAGGAAGTAGCGATTCGAAGTTTCGCTGGAATTTTGTTCGTCGGTCTTCAGAGGAATGCACTGGAGCACTTGGAACCCGTTTTTGAAGAACTTAAACGTTTTGCATTCGACTCGTATGTTCCCTATGAGATCAAAACAACGGAAGGAAATTATAATTGGAAAGTTGGGGTCGAGATTTTTCTTGAATCGTATCATATTTCAACCGTTCATAAAAATTCCGTTGCTTTAGTGATTCCGAAAAATGCTTCCATCTTCGATCCGATCGGAGAGCACAGCAGGGTTCTGAT
This window of the Leptospira stimsonii genome carries:
- a CDS encoding aromatic ring-hydroxylating oxygenase subunit alpha; protein product: MFEKETVESTRPKSLPFSEEVLERIFKQSKNGMPEISSIESLRAENRPLQKTDFYTNEEAYSADLILLENRAAFAGFQNQISSPGDHLLRKIRDRDLLILKDEDNILRAYYNSCIHRGTRLVSVRREKPLKKVVCPYHSWTYSLDGKLLTTDCKVPERGLQEVAIRSFAGILFVGLQRNALEHLEPVFEELKRFAFDSYVPYEIKTTEGNYNWKVGVEIFLESYHISTVHKNSVALVIPKNASIFDPIGEHSRVLIPNRTFAETSAPTRKDLIISYFLFPSTILVIFRDHFAMIHFQPISKERTLCTQAVMIPQKAKTERMKRHWEYNAEFFYRTISEDIILAEEIQAGLSRDGFIYPSSFEPGIFHFHDCIQNFFSKHTDTGKFHQS